The following proteins are co-located in the Macadamia integrifolia cultivar HAES 741 chromosome 3, SCU_Mint_v3, whole genome shotgun sequence genome:
- the LOC122073250 gene encoding uncharacterized protein LOC122073250 isoform X2, producing the protein MRMDLEAVRSILSKSVFRDVMAADACDYQKGRKNCMLTGLQPLRMNPSLLPTLKSELCCSITFSISTTIFSTKKDKMKNTKTQMKPTEYSKRNAFFGFNGSITFKTLTCCIFFLKM; encoded by the exons ATGAGGATGGATCTAGAAGCAGTTCGATCGATACTGTCTAAATCAGTATTCAGAGATGTAATGGCAGCAGATGCTTGTGATTACCAGAAG GGCAGGAAAAATTGCATGCTGACAGGATTGCAGCCCTTAAG AATGAACCCTTCGTTGTTGCCAACCTTGAAGTCAGAACTCTGCTGTAGCATAACCTTCAG CATCTCAACCACCATATTTAGCACAAAGAAGGATAAGATGAAGAACACGAAGACGCAGATGAAGCCAACGGAATATAGCAAAAGAAATGCTTTTTTTGGTTTCAATGGATCTATAACTTTTAAAACTCTTACCTGttgtatttttttcctaaaaatgtAA
- the LOC122072653 gene encoding short-chain dehydrogenase RED1 codes for MDVSEKPVVLITGCSEGGIGHALAQAFASQKCQVVATSRSLSTMRDLQNDDRFFLQELDVQSDENIQKVLTGIVDTFGRIDIVVNNAGIQCVGPLAEIPLSSLQSTFDTNVYGPIRLVQAVVPHMAARRKGKIVNVGSVAALAPGPWSGVYTASKAALHALTDTLRMELRPLGIDVINVLPGAIKSNIGNSAVASYNQMPEWKLYKPFSNVIQARASFSQGLKATPADEFANKTVAALLEKNPPAWFSYGKYSSVMAILYHLPLSVRDFIFRKTMKC; via the exons ATGGACGTCTCTGAAAAACCAGTAGTTCTGATAACGGGTTGTAGCGAAGGAGGTATAGGTCACGCCCTTGCTCAAGCTTTCGCTTCTCAGAAATGTCAAGTTGTAGCCACTAGCAGATCTCTCAGTACCATGAGAGACCTTCAGAACGATGACCGATTCTTTCTGCAAGAACTAGATGTTCAGTCCGATGAAAACATCCAAAAGGTTCTGACGGGCATTGTCGATACGTTTGGTCGGATAGATATCGTCGTTAATAATGCTGGGATTCAATGCGTTGGTCCTCTTGCGGAGATTCCTTTATCTTCTCTTCAAAGTACTTTCGATACCAATGTTTATG GACCCATAAGGTTGGTTCAAGCTGTTGTTCCTCACATGGCCGCCaggagaaaggggaagataGTGAATGTTGGAAGTGTTGCTGCCTTGGCCCCTGGCCCGTGGTCAGGTGTCTACACTGCATCTAAAGCTGCTCTTCATGCTCTAACAGATACCTTGAG GATGGAGCTCAGACCTTTGGGGATTGATGTTATAAATGTGCTCCCCGGTGCAATCAAGTCCAATATAGGAAATTCTGCAGTCGCTAGTTACAACCAGATGCCAGAGTGGAAGCTTTACAAACCATTTAGTAATGTCATCCAAGCTAGAGCCAGCTTCTCACAAGGTCTCAAGGCAACCCCTGCAGATGAGTTTGCAAACAAGACAGTTGCTGCTCTGTTGGAGAAGAATCCACCAGCCTGGTTCTCTTACGGAAAATACTCCTCCGTTATGGCCATCCTTTATCACCTGCCACTTTCTGTTAGAGATTTCATATTCAGGAAGACAATGAAATGTTGA
- the LOC122073250 gene encoding uncharacterized protein LOC122073250 isoform X1: protein MRMDLEAVRSILSKSVFRDVMAADACDYQKELLAQAPSTSNQKNCMLTGLQPLRMNPSLLPTLKSELCCSITFSISTTIFSTKKDKMKNTKTQMKPTEYSKRNAFFGFNGSITFKTLTCCIFFLKM, encoded by the exons ATGAGGATGGATCTAGAAGCAGTTCGATCGATACTGTCTAAATCAGTATTCAGAGATGTAATGGCAGCAGATGCTTGTGATTACCAGAAG GAGTTGCTTGCTCAGGCACCCTCTACATCCAATCA GAAAAATTGCATGCTGACAGGATTGCAGCCCTTAAG AATGAACCCTTCGTTGTTGCCAACCTTGAAGTCAGAACTCTGCTGTAGCATAACCTTCAG CATCTCAACCACCATATTTAGCACAAAGAAGGATAAGATGAAGAACACGAAGACGCAGATGAAGCCAACGGAATATAGCAAAAGAAATGCTTTTTTTGGTTTCAATGGATCTATAACTTTTAAAACTCTTACCTGttgtatttttttcctaaaaatgtAA
- the LOC122073250 gene encoding uncharacterized protein LOC122073250 isoform X3, which yields MRMDLEAVRSILSKSVFRDVMAADACDYQKELLAQAPSTSNQKNCMLTGLQPLRMNPSLLPTLKSELCCSITFRKGIAIERPW from the exons ATGAGGATGGATCTAGAAGCAGTTCGATCGATACTGTCTAAATCAGTATTCAGAGATGTAATGGCAGCAGATGCTTGTGATTACCAGAAG GAGTTGCTTGCTCAGGCACCCTCTACATCCAATCA GAAAAATTGCATGCTGACAGGATTGCAGCCCTTAAG AATGAACCCTTCGTTGTTGCCAACCTTGAAGTCAGAACTCTGCTGTAGCATAACCTTCAG AAAAGGGATTGCAATAGAAAGGCCCTGGTAG